One window of the Colletotrichum destructivum chromosome 6, complete sequence genome contains the following:
- a CDS encoding Putative cytochrome P450, with amino-acid sequence MSTFAQTGLALGVWALLVSLAFLIAVKLAILQRHPLHQFPGPFTARFSNLNHCYIFLRGKQPYELLKLHQKYGPVVRVAPNELSFNTAQSWKDIYDKRKGHETFTKSDFYDGGNFAAEAHSIVSVRDPEEHAHMRRYLRDAFSDRSLREQEHLITELINSFVDKIGEFGDKPSGIDIVMWFNLVTFDIIGSLAFGQSFGGISSGVENAWVSIIVKSLRMGAMADCFRRFPLIGNIIKSMFPRLLKQVVHDARTHEKNTMDLVQRRINQPTDRKDFLTKILQHRHTDYLSDVQIAAHSSDFVYETPKTFLLLFAFARDKGTTRVTTRPLADRHYRIAGSETTATALSCVTYYLQKNPENLVRLRDEVRDYFKSFDDIDDASATGLPFLNAVILEGMRMYPPLPFPLPRVVPCDGDTIDGYFVPGGTVVSTNPFASSMSPSNFHDPWIFKPERWMDLTNKDVLSSSQPFSLGPRSCLGRSLGWLEMRTILAKIHYRYDLELVDPKLDWHAGSEMHTLWKKPQMNVIVRSRSDCDTAHN; translated from the exons ATGTCAACATTTGCCCAAACAggtcttgcccttggcgtcTGGGCTTTGTTGGTT AGTCTTGCATTTTTAATTGCTGTGAAATTGGCGATCCTCCAAAGGCATCCACTTCATCAATTTCCCGGTCCATTTACAGCCCGTTTCAGCAAC TTAAACCATTGTTACATCTTTTTAAGGGGAAAGCAGCCATATGAGTTATTGAAGCTGCATCAGAAGTACG GTCCAGTCGTAAGGGTTGCACCGAACGAGCTCTCGTTCAACACCGCTCAGTCATGGAAAGACATCTACGACAAGCGCAAAGGTCATGAAACATTCACCAAAAGTGATTTCTACGACGGTGGCAATTTCGCTGCTGAAGCGCACTCTATAGTGAGCGTGCGGGACCCGGAGGAGCATGCCCACATGCGAAGATACTTGCGCGATGCCTTCTCTGATCGCTCACTTCGCGAGCAAGAGCACTTAATAACCGAGCTCATCAATAGTTTTGTGGACAAGATAGGCGAGTTTGGGGACAAGCCATCTGGTATTGACATCGTCATGTGGTTTAACCTGGTGACCTTTGACATTATTGGCAGCCTTGCCTTTGGCCAATCTTTTGGCGGCATCTCCTCCG GCGTTGAGAATGCCTGGGTCTCCATCATAGTCAAAAGTCTTCGGATGGGGGCTATGGCAGACTGCTTCAGGAGATTCCCACTAATAGGGAACATCATAAAGTCAATGTTTCCACGTCTTCTAAAACAAGTGGTACATGATGCAAGAACGCATGAAAAAAACACGATGGACCTTGTCCAAAG GAGGATAAACCAACCGACTGATCGCAAGGACTTCCTGACCAAAATTCTTCAACATCGACACACCGACTACCTTTCTGATGTTCAAATCGCAGCTCATTCATCTGATTTTGTGTATGAAACCCCTAAGACGTTTCTGCTTCTGTTCGCTTTCGCTCGGGACAAGGGAACTACACGGGTGACTACTCGGCCGCTTGCTGACAGGCACTACAGGATTGCGGGAAGCGAAACGACTGCCACGGCTCTTTCATGTGTTACTTACTATCTTCAGAAAAACCCTGAGAACCTAGTTCGGCTACGTGATGAAGTCCGTGACTACTTCAAGTCATTTGATGATATCGACGATGCGTCAGCTACGGGCCTGCCGTTCTTGAACGCTGTAATATTGGAAGGGATGAGAATGTATCCACCTTTGCCGTTTCCGCTCCCGCGAGTTGTTCCTTGTGATGGCGATACAATTGACGGATACTTCGTGCCTGGAGGT ACTGTGGTTTCCACCAACCCGTTCGCGTCGTCAATGTCGCCCTCAAACTTCCACGATCCCTGGATTTTCAAGCCCGAAAGATGGATGGATTTGACAAACAAAGATGTTCTTTCCTCAAGCCAACCATTTTCTCTCGGTCCGCGAAGCTGCCTTGGCAGAAG TCTCGGTTGGTTAGAAATGCGCACAATACTGGCCAAAATTCATTACAGATACGACCTAGAACTGGTTGATCCGAAACTTGATTGGCATGCTGGGTCGGAAATGCACACTCTCTGGAAGAAACCGCAGATGAACGTCATTGTACGCTCGAGATCAGATTGTGATACTGCACATAACTAA
- a CDS encoding Putative oxoglutarate/iron-dependent dioxygenase, non-hem dioxygenase domain-containing protein, with translation MATTNRLTENIAEEDAALRVVSLEKLMDGDKSHVEHLLKACTELGFFYLDCRRVASGQVMREVQYMYDLAGSFYDLPQDKKMEWLVDRDHDEHLVMGLQATETVLLRGRKTDLRASWDVVPLFFLLIARLTFQKLFEHPISKIADGASFPGPEVIASRLTLLKQAMSTFREISTLLLERLSNALELDEKLAYQQYHRKDAVCPTALGLLKYTIADQEPEKVGQIAHTDAGSLSIVFTEVAGLQVLKPNEDQWYYIAPKPGHAVVNVGDALRFISGGLLESSLHRIIPHKDEMGRHKYSIVYLLRPEMDAEFTDTEGVIWKGLEWTNKKHAVFRADAEEQAFGTYLTGRDGYVGYWDPEKDKESETILVR, from the exons ATGGCTACAACTAACCGGCTCACTGAGAATATTGCTGAGGAGGATGCCGCTCTACGTGTCGTATCTCTCGAGAAACTAATGGATGGAGACAAGTCACATGTTGAGCATTTGCTAAAAGCCTGCACTGAGCTCGGATTCTTCTACCTAGACTGTCGCAGGGTCGCCTCTGGACAGGTAATGAGAGAGGTCCAATATATGTATGACTTGGCGGGCAGCTTCTACGACTTACCCCAGGATAAAAAGATGGAATGGCTCGTTGACAGAGACCACGACGAGCATTTGGTCATGGG CCTGCAGGCCACGGAAACGGTCCTATTGAGGGGAAGAAAGACGGATTTGAGGGCCTCATGGGATGTCgttccccttttctttttgctaATCGCGAGACTAACATTTCAAAAGCTCTTCGAGCATCCCATCTCCAAAATTGCGGATGGCGCTTCATTTCCTGGTCCAGAAGTCATTGCGTCCCGATTAACACTATTGAAGCAGGCTATGTCGACTTTTAGAGAGATCAGTACTTTGCTTCTAGAACGGTTGTCAAacgccctcgagctggacgagaaACTGGCATACCAACAATACCACCGGAAAGATGCCGTTTGCCCAACGGCGCTCGGTCTTTTGAAGTACACCATTGCGGACCAGGAACCAGAGAAAGTCGGCCAGATTGCCCACACCGATGCAGGAAGTTTGTCGATTGTTTTTACTGAAGTTGCAGGGTTGCAGGTGTTGAAACCCAACGAAGATCAGTGGTATTACATTGCACCCAAACCTGGCCATGCTGTTGTCAACGTTGGCGACGCACTCCGTTTCATATCTGGCGGGCTTCTGGAATCAAGTCTACATCGGATTATTCCTCACAAAGACGAAATGGGAAGACACAAATACTCTATTGTTTATCTACTGCGGCCGGAGATGGATGCCGAGTTCACTGACACTGAAGGTGTTATCTGGAAAGGGTTGGAATGGACGAACAAGAAACACGCCGTATTCCGAGCCGATGCTGAGGAACAAGCATTTGGGACGTACCTGACTGGTAGAGATGGGTACGTGGGGTATTGGGATCCTGAAAAAGACAAAGAAAGTGAAACAATATTAGTGAGATAA
- a CDS encoding Putative hydroxylase/desaturase AsaB: protein MNCSNPLGSSRKAKAGVPRHIQTTINYYRDPGDGTEHAPSIAGKRETFNKPSIDLPTTITDITGSEHKYTLDSHGFQLCPHISQEKTFDNEERIKQVYYTEVQQLVLKMTGASRLHIFDHTIRRPNPAASHSDEERRPVRQAHIDQSEWASRNQVIRHMGQDAPRLLQSRFQIINVWRPIKTVRKDPLAVCDSQSVPDRDILPIKLIYPDWVGEPCTMLPNNDHCWYYKHNQTPEEVMLFKCYESKTDGRARRVPHAAFTDPETVDEEPRQSIEVRVLVFYEDDVDML from the exons ATGAATTGTTCAAACCCATTGGGTTCAAGCAGAAAAGCCAAGGCAGGAGTCCCTCGTCACATACAAACTACTATCAACTATTACCGAGACCCAGGCGACGGCACGGAACATGCCCCAAGTATTGCCGGAAAAAGAGAGACATTCAATAAACCCTCTATCGACTTGCCTACTACGATTACCGACATTACTGGGAGTGAGCACAAATACACACTGGACAGCCATGGCTTTCAGCTTTGCCCCCACATAAGCCAGGAGAAGACATTTGACAACGAGGAACGGATCAAGCAAGTCTACTATACTGAGGTTCAACAACTGGTCTTAAAGAT GACTGGTGCTTCCCGACTGCACATATTTGACCACACAATTCGGCGACCGAACCCTGCTGCCTCCCACTCCGACGAAGAGCGTCGGCCAGTAAGGCAAGCACACATTGATCAGTCCGAATGGGCTTCAAGAAACCAGGTTATCCGACATATGGGGCAAGACGCCCCCCGGCTTCTTCAGTCACGCTTTCAGATTATCAATGTTTGGCGCCCCATCAAAACAGTTCGCAAAGACCCGCTGGCAGTTTGCGATTCTCAATCAGTCCCTGATAGGGACATTCTTCCCATAAAGCTGATTTACCCAGATTGGGTGGGAGAGCCATGCACGATGCTACCCAACAACGATCATTGTTGGTACTACAAGCATAACCAGACGCCAGAGGAGGTGATGCTCTTCAAATGTTACGAGTCGAAAACAGATGGACGTGCGCGACGAGTCCCACATGCGGCGTTTACAGACCCTGAGACAGTTGATGAAGAGCCCAGGCAAAGCATAGAAGTTAGGGTGCTGGTATTCTACGAAGACGATGTAGATATGCTATGA
- a CDS encoding Putative isoprenoid synthase domain superfamily, which produces MISLQSLASFILPLSTASPKTLAFAESKFKQYNPANGVAGALFRAKLHPREPEISAEVNSFFLDHWPFVNEEARKRFIAAGFSKVTCFYYPHALDDRISLACRLLTLLFLVDDILEDMSLQEGSLYNEKLILLSRGDIVPDRSVPVEWITYDLWNDLRTCDKSLADEILEPVFSFMRAQTDKSRLSIKQLGHYLKYREKDVGKALLSALMRFSMKLHLTSAELKSVDNIEVNCSRHISVVNDIYSWEKELKASRTGHKEGAALCSSVSVLTSETNLDFAASKRVLWVMCREWELVHRELVAKRLRSPETCSQDLQDYMRGLEFQMSGNEAWSEMTPRYHSV; this is translated from the exons ATGATATCGCTCCAAAGTTTGGCATCGTTTATTCTTCCTCTAAGCACTGCGTCGCCAAAGACCTTGGCCTTTGCAGAGTCGAAGTTCAAACAATACAACCCAGCAAACGGGGTAGCCGGTGCCCTTTTCAGAGCCAAATTACACCCTCGAGAACCAGAAATCTCTGCGGAAGTAAACAGTTTCTTTCTTGATCATTGGCCTTTCGTCAATgaagaagcaagaaagagaTTTATAGCTGCAGGCTTTTCTAAAGTCACATGCTTTTATTATCCTCACGCGCTGGACGACAGGATTTCTCTCGCATGTCGGCTTCTGACACTTCTGTTTCTAGTAGACG ACATACTGGAAGACATGTCGCTCCAGGAGGGTTCGTTATACAATGAAAAGCTAATTCTTCTGTCGAGAGGTGACATTGTTCCGGATCGCTCTGTGCCGGTAGAATGGATCACCTATGACTTATGGAATGACTTACGAACGTGTGATAAGTCACTTGCAGATGAGATACTGGAACCGGTCTTTTCTTTTATGAGAGCTCAAACGGACAAGTCTCGCCTCAGTATCAAGCAATTGGGTCACTACCTGAAGTACCGAGAAAAGGATGTTGGGAAAGC ACTTCTTTCTGCTTTGATGCGTTTTAGCATGAAGCTACATCTCACGTCCGCGGAGTTGAAATCAGTAGACAATATCGAGGTGAACTGCTCGAGGCACATTTCAGTTGTCAACGACATATATAGCTGGGAAAAAGAGTTGAAGGCCTCTCGAACAGGCCACAAGGAAGGGGCGGCATTGTGCTCGTCGGTTTCTGTTTTGACTTCAGAGACAAACCTAGATTTTGCAGCATCGAAGCGGGTGTTGTGGGTTATGTGCCGAGAATGGGAATTGGTTCACAGGGAGCTTGTGGCAAAAAGATTACGATCGCCTGAGACATGTAGTCAAGACCTCCAAGATTATATGAGAGGCCTCGAGTTTCAAATGAGCGGTAATGAGGCATGGAGCGAGATGACCCCTAGATACCATTCAGTGTAG
- a CDS encoding Putative NADH:flavin oxidoreductase/NADH oxidase, aldolase-type TIM barrel, oxidoreductase Oye — translation MSSLLEPAVVGGKLELRNRVVMGSMTRNRCIDNKPGQPQVRHYADRAADGTGLIVVEGIFVDWSGCDWSFSPVMITEEHSKAWQQVVNAVHDKGGKIFFQAWHCGRCQHDQMPMMKERNHPVLAPSKIKAKAGKYRDLPGTPGHTDNITEIENPSDVIETYRHSAKLAKRSGFDGVELLAQGGYLPQQFLNSRANKRTDAYGGTVENRCRFILELVDALSEVFGGPEFVCVKLCPSDDANDSEVTYEEMKEVYTFLLRSLVARRIGIINLSRRGTVTKGTEDFFSRHDRPEDFPLPAGYDPVLDFGPLVKFPGSPSLLMANHDYTVEEANQLVTEGKLDLITFGRPFIYNPDVISRIKNGIPFAQNTRGKAVHYGPYSDPNENYNDWPAALTQ, via the exons ATGTCCAGCTTGTTGGAGCCTGCTGTTGTGGGCGGAAAGCTGGAACTGCGCAACCGCGTGGTGATGGGGTCTATGACGCGTAATCGATGCATAGACAACAAACCAGGCCAGCCACAAGTCCGGCATTACGCAGACCGAGCCGCCGACGGTACTGGTCTGATTGTGGTAGAAGGTATCTTCGTGGACTGGTCTGGTTGCGACTGGAGCTTTTCACCCGTCATGATTACCGAGGAGCATTCAAAAGCATGGCAACAAGTTGTAAATGCTGTTCACGACAAAGGCGGCAAGATCTTCTTCCAGGCATGGCACTGTG GTCGTTGTCAACATGATCAGATGCCCATGATGAAGGAGAGAAACCATCCTGTTCTAGCTCCGTCGAAGATCAAGGCTAAAGCGGGCAAGTATCGCGATCTGCCAGGTACTCCG GGGCACACCGACAACATCACCGAAATCGAAAATCCTTCCGACGTGATCGAAACGTATCGTCACTCAGCGAAGCTCGCGAAGCGTTCTGGCTTCGACGGTGTTGAACTTCTAGCCCAGGG CGGGTATCTCCCCCAGCAGTTTCTGAACTC GCGCGCAAACAAGCGCACAGATGCCTACGGCGGGACAGTTGAGAACCGATGCAGATTTATTCTGGAGCTTGTTGACGCCCTCAGCGAAGTCTTTGGGGGCCCGGAGTTTGTGTGTGTCAAACTCTGTCCATCAGATGATGCCAACGACTCGGAGGTCACTTATgaggagatgaaggaagTCTACACCTTCCTTCTTAGAAGCCTTGTAGCACGCCGCATCGGTATAATCAATCTCTCGAGGCGCGGCACGGTGACCAAAGGGACGGAGGACTTTTTCTCCCGACACGACCGTCCCGAGGATTTCCCACTACCTGCTGGATATGACCCGGTGCTCGACTTTGGGCCACTGGTGAAGTTCCCGGGAAGCCCATCGCTGTTGATGGCTAATCATGACTACACGGTTGAAGAGGCGAACCAACTCGTCACAGAGGGCAAACTTGATCTGATCACGTTTGGTCGACCTTTCATCTACAACCCG GATGTGATCAGCCGCATAAAGAACGGAATCCCGTTTGCGCAAAACACTCGCGGCAAGGCAGTCCACTACGGGCCGTACAGCGACCCGAACGAGAACTACAACGACTGGCCTGCTGCATTGACTCAATAA